The Streptococcus viridans genome contains the following window.
ACAGTTGTAGTTGAAACTAAACGTAACCACCCAGTCTATGGTAAACGTATCAACTATTCTAAAAAATACAAAGCTCATGATGAAAACAACGTTGCCAAAGAAGGCGATATCGTTCGTATCATGGAAACTCGTCCGCTTTCAGCTACAAAACGCTTCCGTCTTGTAGAAGTTGTTGAAGAAGCGGTTATCATCTAATCAAACCTGAAAGGAGAAAACTGAAATGATTCAAACAGAAACTCGTTTGAAAGTCGCAGACAACAGCGGTGCTCGCGAAATCTTGACTATCAAAGTTCTTGGTGGTTCAGGACGTAAATTTGCAAACATCGGTGATGTTATTGTGGCATCTGTAAAACAAGCTACTCCTGGTGGTGCGGTTAAAAAAGGTGACGTTGTAAAAGCTGTTATCGTTCGTACTAAATCAGGTGCTCGTCGTAAAGATGGTTCATACATCAAATTCGACGAAAATGCTGCAGTGATCATCCGTGAAGACAAAACTCCTCGCGGAACTCGTATCTTTGGCCCAGTCGCTCGCGAATTGCGTGACGGTGGTTTCATGAAGATCGTATCACTTGCTCCAGAAGTACTTTAATTTAAAAAATCACAAACACAGTCCCCTGGCTAACTAGCCAGGGTGCCCATCGGGCGTAAGAATAAAAGGAGAATAAAATGTTTGTAAAAACTGGCGACAAAGTTCGTGTAATTGCTGGTAAAGACAAAGGTGTTGAAGCTAAAGTCGTTGCTGCTCTTCCAAAAGTAAATAAAGTTGTTGTTGAAGGCGTAAACCTTGTTAAAAAACACCAACGTCCAAATAACGAAAACCCTCAAGGTGCTATCATCGAAAAAGAAGCTCCAATCCATGTATCAAACGTTCAAGTCTTGGATAAGAACGGTGTTGCTGGACGTGTTGGCTACAAATTTGTAGATGGCAAAAAAGTTCGTTATAACAAAAAATCAGGCGAAGTGCTTGACTAATCACGAAGGAAAGGAGAAGTATAATGGCTAATCGTTTAAAAGAAAAATACCTTAATGAAGTAGTTCCAGCTTTGACTGAACAATTTAACTACTC
Protein-coding sequences here:
- the rpsQ gene encoding 30S ribosomal protein S17; its protein translation is MERNNRKVLVGRVVSDKMDKTITVVVETKRNHPVYGKRINYSKKYKAHDENNVAKEGDIVRIMETRPLSATKRFRLVEVVEEAVII
- the rplN gene encoding 50S ribosomal protein L14, with product MIQTETRLKVADNSGAREILTIKVLGGSGRKFANIGDVIVASVKQATPGGAVKKGDVVKAVIVRTKSGARRKDGSYIKFDENAAVIIREDKTPRGTRIFGPVARELRDGGFMKIVSLAPEVL
- the rplX gene encoding 50S ribosomal protein L24; protein product: MFVKTGDKVRVIAGKDKGVEAKVVAALPKVNKVVVEGVNLVKKHQRPNNENPQGAIIEKEAPIHVSNVQVLDKNGVAGRVGYKFVDGKKVRYNKKSGEVLD